Genomic DNA from Planctomycetota bacterium:
ACGCTGCGTGAGCCGCTCTCGGGACATGCCGACGGTGACTGCTATTCCGCCCGCTTGTAAACGATCTCCATAACCATGAACGGCTCGCCGTAAACAACCTCATACATGCGGGCGGTGTGCTGGTCAGGGGAGTCGAGCGTGATGGTGAGCTTGTACGCCTTGCCCATCTCGCCGCTCATGGGTTCGAACATCTCGCCGACGAAGGTCATCATGGTGCCGTCGAGGCTGATCGAGCCGTACATCTGCGTGATGCCGGTCGACATCGAGTCGACCCAGGACGAGACGAACAGCTTGCGGACGTTGTCGTAGCCGACGGTCGACCGGCCGCTGAACGGCTGGCCCATCATCGCGCCTTCGAAGTACTCTTCGATGAACTTGCCACCCATGATGGGCTTCACCGTGGCCTTGCCTTCGCTGACCATCGGCTCGCCGGACTGGTCCATGAAGACCTGCGACGTGGTGGTCCACTCGCCGACGAATGCGTCGTTCAGGAACTCGTGAGGCAGCCCTGGCTGCGTGGTCTTCATCCAGGCGTCCATCGCGCCGGGCTTCATCATCGTGTCGCGGATCGACTCCGAGATCTTTTTGCCCTTCTCGACCGCCGAATCGGCCAGAGCGGGCGAGGCGACGAGCAACGTGGCGGCGAGGAGGTGTAGCAGCTTCATGCGGCAGATCGTCGCAAACTGGTCGCTGCCTTTCAAGCGCAACAGAAACCCCCGGCCGCGAGTCGCGGCCAGGGCGAGACGGGCACAAACGCCGCGAGCGCCCTCAGGCCTTTGGCTTGCGCTTCTCGAACAGCTTCTTGCCGCCGAACTTCTTCTGGAAGCGATCGACGCGGCCGGCGGTGTCGACGAAGGTCTGCTTGCCGGTGAAGAACGGGTGCGAGGCCGACGAGATGTCGACCTTGACCAGCGGATACTCCTTGCCTTCGAACTCGATCGTCTGGTTGCTCGGCACCGTCGATCGCGTCAGGAAGCGGACGTCGGCACCACTGTCCTGGAAAACGACGGGGCGGTAAACGGGGTGCGTGCTCTTCTTCACGGGACAAACTCCTTGCGGTGCGGGTTCGAAGCGACCCACGTCGCCTCGGATTCCGGGCCTGCAGGCTAGGGAGCGTCAGCCCTGAAGTCGACGCTTGTCGATGCTCATCTCGATCATCCGTCCCAGCACCGGCCAGCGGAGCCGATGCGGATGGCCGACCTCGCACAAGGCGCGCACGCGCTCGTTACCGTCGACCACGGCGTCGTAGGCGACGCGAAGGTAGAAGGGCGAGTCGTCGATCACCTTTGGCTCGGACAGCTGCAGCCGATCGCCGAGCCGAATCGTGCGTGGAAAGGGCAGTCCCGTCTTGCTCCGTCGAGACCAGTCGGCTGCGAGTTCGTCCGCGGGAACGTCCGAAAAGCCGGCATCGGTCGCTTCGAACGCATGCCGCTCGGCCGGCAACGCTCGATCGGCCGGCTCCGCAAGGTGGAAGCTGACGAGCCTGTCGTCGGTGAAAACCCGACCCCAGACCCAGCGTCGCAAGCCCGGGCCGAGCGGGCCGGTGCCGTAGTTGTGGTCGTGATACGCCCGGCCCTGAAATGGCTCGCCCGCAACCGTTCCCTCGACCGCGCAACGCGGGGCGGCGGGAATCCAGCCGTGGTGCTCTCCGGTCATGGCACGCGACAGGAAGATGCGTTCGCGATCAGACGGTTCGTTCGACGTTCCAACCGCGGGCTGTAAGCCCGCGGCTACCTGCAACTGGAGATCGACCGACAGTGTCTCGTCTTCGATTAGCTTCGGACCCTGTGCCGTGAGCTTCCAGGGCGTGCCGGACACCGCCAAGCGGAGTTGGTCGCCATCGCCCGACAGCGTGCAGTCACCGACGCGGACGTGCAGTCGGTTTGTCGCGGCCTCGAAGTCCTTGGGCCGGACTTGCGTCAGAAACTGACGGTGGATGCTGCCGTCGCGGTAGACGACGCAGTACGCGCATGGGAAGTCGGCCGCGATGGCGGGGCGGACCTTCGTCGGCTGGCGACGGAACCGCGCGTCGGCCCGCAAGTAGGCCGGATGGAAGACGTAGCCGTCGAACAGGATCGCCACGACATGCGTCCGCCCGTCGTGCGACTCAGCATCGACGTACCACCACTCGTAACCGCCCGGGGCCGTCACGCGATGGTGGGCGTCCGGGTGGGCCGGACGCGTGAACATTGGCTCGGGATCGGGAAGGGCGACCGCCTGGTCCGTCGACTGCACGGGCAGAACGTAGGACGACGCCGTTACTCCTCGTTGATGCGATGCACGGTGTCGGGCATCACCTCGAGCACACCACGGCTGAACCAGTGGACGTGGCCGCCGAGGTCGTTGGCGCGAATGTGCTCGATGACCTTGACGAGGTCCTCGTCCGGCATGTCCGGGCCTTCACCGACCAGGCGGATGCCGGGGATGAGCGTCGAGAGGTCGCCGTCACCGACGCGGGTCATGGCGTCGATCTGTTCGTCGACGCTGCGAATCGTGGCCGGGCCGTCCATGCGATAGCACTGCGGCAGGAACTCGTCCCACAGCGGCTTGCCGTCGTCGGTCTCCCAGTGCGTCCACTTGGGCCAGTCGCAGGCGTAGTTGTCGAGCGACCAAGGCCACGGCGCGGGGCTGACGCTGATGATGACGTCCGGGTGCTTGGCCCGGATCGTCGCCGCATACCGCTTGGCGTACTCGGTGACCTTGTCCGCACGCCACTGCACCCAGGCCGGGTCGCGCGGGTCGTCCGGCGGCATGGCCCCGTCGTGCTCGCTGGCGTAGAGCTGCTTGGTGTAGTCGTCGTAGCCCATCTCCACGGGCATCGCGATGCGATCGTCGAGCTGAACGCCGTCGACGTCGTAGTTGTCGAGGACTTCGAGCGTCAGGTCGATCAGCAGCTGCTGCGGGCCAGGATGGAGCGGGTTCATCCAGACGAACGGGTTCTGCTCGCCGACGAGCTCGCCGTCCTTAGTCTCCGTGAGCCATCCCTTCTCCCCGGCGACACGTCGAAGTTCGTTGTCCGTGTCCTTGAACGCGGCCATGAAGCCGTACTCGAGCCAGGCGATGAACTTGAGGTCGTTGGCGTGGGCTTCGCGAATCGTCTCGGCCAGCAAGTCACGCTGCAGCTCGGCCGGGGCGTTGTTGATCTTCATCTCCACGCCGACCAGCGCCTT
This window encodes:
- a CDS encoding DUF1579 domain-containing protein; the protein is MKLLHLLAATLLVASPALADSAVEKGKKISESIRDTMMKPGAMDAWMKTTQPGLPHEFLNDAFVGEWTTTSQVFMDQSGEPMVSEGKATVKPIMGGKFIEEYFEGAMMGQPFSGRSTVGYDNVRKLFVSSWVDSMSTGITQMYGSISLDGTMMTFVGEMFEPMSGEMGKAYKLTITLDSPDQHTARMYEVVYGEPFMVMEIVYKRAE
- a CDS encoding type B 50S ribosomal protein L31, coding for MKKSTHPVYRPVVFQDSGADVRFLTRSTVPSNQTIEFEGKEYPLVKVDISSASHPFFTGKQTFVDTAGRVDRFQKKFGGKKLFEKRKPKA
- a CDS encoding family 10 glycosylhydrolase, whose translation is MNLICLLAATLLTAGIASADHHEEVRGTWMTTTANTAIASPENTAASMARLKELGLNTVYVECWKNGYTEWPSPTMKALVGVEMKINNAPAELQRDLLAETIREAHANDLKFIAWLEYGFMAAFKDTDNELRRVAGEKGWLTETKDGELVGEQNPFVWMNPLHPGPQQLLIDLTLEVLDNYDVDGVQLDDRIAMPVEMGYDDYTKQLYASEHDGAMPPDDPRDPAWVQWRADKVTEYAKRYAATIRAKHPDVIISVSPAPWPWSLDNYACDWPKWTHWETDDGKPLWDEFLPQCYRMDGPATIRSVDEQIDAMTRVGDGDLSTLIPGIRLVGEGPDMPDEDLVKVIEHIRANDLGGHVHWFSRGVLEVMPDTVHRINEE